A genomic window from Clupea harengus unplaced genomic scaffold, Ch_v2.0.2, whole genome shotgun sequence includes:
- the kbtbd8 gene encoding kelch repeat and BTB domain-containing protein 8 — protein MAAGGEVGKLLQVQNGTPTSTSFNGVDALHACNVLQQLKALYDEAQLTDIVVEVDHGTTFSCHRNVLASISPYFRSMFTSGLTESSQREVRIVGVESESMQLVLDYAYTSRVTLSESNVQALFTAASIFQIPALQDQCAQFMISRLDPQNCIGVYMFADAYGHQELCERSQDYIRKKFLCVVGEQEFLHLTKEQLVGILNSDDLNVTKEEHVYESVVLWLDQDRDGRQAHLAEVFSKCIRLPLLDEAFRSRIPPALALALPKDPVDKGRLNGTNGCPQRLGMTASEMVICFDAAHKHSGKKQTVPCLDTLMGKVYKLCKPPNDLREVGILVTSENDIYIAGGYRPSNSEVCIDHRAESDFWQYEHAGNRWLQRAPLLRARIGCRLVHCCGKLYALGGRVYEGDGRNALKSVECYDIRDNCWTAVSAMPVAMEFHSAVEYKDRIYVLQGEYFFFFDPRKDYWGHLTPMSIPRSQGLAVLHKNCIYYIAGVCRNHQRTFTLEVYDIELNSWSQRHDLPFDQATSPYIKALLLGGKLHLFVRATQVMVEEHVFRTSRKNSLYQYDDEADQWKKVYETPDRLWDLGRHFECVVAKLYPQCLLKVL, from the exons ATGGCTGCCGGGGGAG AGGTCGGAAAGCTGTTACAAGTGCAGAATGGAACTCCAACAAGTACAAGCTTCAATGGGGTAGACGCTCTTCATGCGTGTAACGTCCTCCAGCAGCTGAAAGCCCTGTATGATGAAGCACAGTTGACAGACATTGTTGTGGAGGTGGACCATGGAACGACATTTTCCTGTCACAGAAATGTCCTGGCCTCCATTAGTCCTTATTTCAG ATCCATGTTCACAAGTGGCCTTACAGAGAGCAGCCAGCGAGAGGTGCGCATCGTTGGCGTGGAGTCAGAGTCCATGCAGTTGGTCCTGGACTATGCCTACACGTCCCGCGTCACCCTCTCCGAGTCCAACGTGCAGGCGCTTTTCACAGCTGCCAGTATCTTCCAAATCCCGGCGCTGCAGGACCAGTGCGCCCAGTTCATGATAAGCCGGCTGGACCCGCAGAACTGCATCGGCGTGTACATGTTTGCGGACGCGTACGGCCACCAGGAGCTGTGCGAGCGCTCACAGGACTACATCCGCAAGAAGTTCCTGTGTGTGGTGGGCGAGCAGGAGTTCCTGCACCTGACCAAAGAGCAGCTAGTGGGCATCCTGAACAGCGACGACTTGAACGTGACCAAGGAGGAGCATGTGTACGAGAGCGTGGTGCTCTGGCTGGACCAGGACCGGGACGGTCGCCAGGCCCACCTGGCCGAGGTCTTCTCCAAGTGCATCCGCCTGCCGCTGCTGGACGAGGCCTTCCGCAGCCGTATCCCCCCGGCCCTGGCGCTTGCCCTGCCCAAGGACCCCGTCGACAAGGGCCGCCTAAACGGCACCAACGGGTGCCCCCAGCGGCTGGGTATGACCGCTTCGGAGATGGTGATCTGCTTTGACGCAGCACACAAGCACTCAGGGAAGAAGCAGACGGTGCCTTGTCTGGACACGTTGATGGGTAAGGTGTACAAGCTGTGCAAGCCGCCCAACGACCTCCGCGAGGTGGGCATCTTGGTGACCTCGGAGAACGACATCTACATCGCTGGCGGTTACAGGCCCAGTAACAGCGAGGTGTGCATCGACCACCGGGCGGAGAGTGACTTCTGGCAGTATGAGCACGCAGGAAACCGCTGGCTGCAGCGGGCGCCCCTGCTGCGGGCGCGCATCGGGTGCCGGCTGGTGCACTGCTGCGGCAAGCTGTACGCACTGGGCGGGCGCGTCTATGAAGGCGACGGACGGAACGCGCTCAAGTCGGTGGAGTGCTACGACATCCGTGACAACTGCTGGACTGCCGTTAGCGCCATGCCCGTTGCCATGGAGTTTCACAGTGCCGTGGAGTATAAGGACCGAATCTACGTCTTGCAAG GGGagtacttcttcttctttgatccACGGAAGGACTACTGGGGCCACTTAACCCCCATGAGCATCCCAAGGAGCCAGGGTCTGGCTGTGCTGCACAAGAACTGCATCTACTACATCGCCGGCGTTTGCAGGAACCACCAGCGGACCTTCACCCTGGAGGTGTACGACATCGAGCTGAACAGCTGGAGCCAGCGTCACGACCTGCCCTTCGACCAGGCCACCAGCCCCTACATCAAGGCCCTTTTGTTGGGCGGCAAGCTGCACCTGTTTGTGCGCGCCACGCAGGTGATGGTAGAGGAGCACGTCTTCCGCACCAGCCGCAAGAACTCCCTCTACCAGTACGACGACGAGGCCGACCAATGGAAAAAGGTCTACGAGACGCCCGACCGCCTCTGGGATCTGGGCCGCCATTTTGAGTGCGTGGTGGCCAAACTCTATCCACAGTGTCTTCTCAAAGTGCTCTGA